Within the Pseudomonas guangdongensis genome, the region GGCCGACGCCGGAGCGCTGGCGGACAGCGCCGTGCGCGATGCGCTGGCTCGGCTGGCCGAGGAAGTGCCGGCCTGGCGCTGCCGCCGATGTGGCTTCCAGGCCCGCCGTCTGCACTGGCAGTGCCCGGCCTGTCATGGCTGGGCGGTGGTGCGTCCCCGGCAGGCAGGTCCTGCCCATTGAGCGAGGCGGGCGGCCGGCTCAGATCGTTCCGGCGTTTTTCAGGGCGGCAATGGCGGCGGCGTCGTAGCCCAGGCGCGCGAGAATGGCCGCGGTATGCTCGCCCAGCTGTGGGCCGATCCACTCGGTGCCGCCGGGCGTCTCGGAGAGCTTCGGCACGATGCCGGGCATCCGGAACTCTTTGCCGTCCGGCAGGCGCGCCTTCTGCAGCATGTCGCGGGCGAGGAACTGCGGATCGCTGAACATGTCCTCGGCGCTGTAGATGCGACTGGCCGGCACCTCGGCCTGCTGCAGCACCGCCAGCACCGCGTCCAGCGGCAGCGAGCGCACCCAGACGTCGATCGCCGCGTACAGCTCGTCGCGGCGCGCATCGCGGCCGGCGTTGTCGGCCAATTGCGGATCGTTGGCCAGGTCTTCGCGGCCGATGGCCAGCATGAAGCGTTTGAAGATGGCGTCGCCGTTGGCGCCGATCTGCACATGCTTGCCGTCGGCGCTGGTGTGGATCGACGAGGGGGTGATGCCGGGCATGATGTTGCCGGTGCGCTCGCGGATGAAGCCGAACACGTCGAACTCCGGCACCAGGCTTTCCATCATGGCGAATACCGCCTCGTACAGCGCCACGTCCACCACCTGGCCCTGGCCGCCGTTGACCTCGCGGTGGCGCAGCGCCATCAGCGCGCCGATCACACCCCACAGCGCGGCGATCGAGTCGCCGATGGAGATGCCGGTGCGCACCGGCGGGCGGTCCTTGAAGCCGGTGATGTAGCGCAGCCCGCCCATCGACTCGCCCACCGCGCCGAAGCCCGGCTGGTCCTTCATCGGCCCGGTCTGGCCGAAGCCGGACAGGCGCACCATCACCAGCTTCGGGTTCAGCGCGTGCAGCACCTCCCAGCCGAGGCCGAGCTTCTCCAGCACGCCGGGGCGGAAGTTCTCGATGACGATGTCCGCTTCGGCCACCAGTTGCTTGAGGATGGCCTGGGCTTCGGGGTGCTTGAGGTTGAGGGTCAGCGACTGCTTGTTGCGCGCCTGCACGAACCACCACAGCGAGGTGCCCTCGTACAGCTTGCGCCACTTGCGCAGCGGATCGCCGCCGTCGGGCGACTCGATCTTGATCACATCGGCGCCGAACTCGGCGCAGATGCGCGAGGCGAACGGGCCGGCGATCAGGGTGCCGAGTTCGATGACCTTGAGGCCGGCGAGGGGTTTGGCGGGCAGGGACATGGTGGCTCCTAGAGGGAAGGCTTGGCCAAGCCTAGGCGATTGCCGGGCGCGCGGCGAGAGTCCGCGCCGGCAGGCTGCGCGCCGGTGCGCGCCGAAGGGGCGCGCGGCCGGTGGCGCTGCAGCGGGTGCCGGGCCGTCGGGTGGTTTCGGGTACACTGCCGGCCTTTTTTCCTTCCATCCGGAACGCCCCATGGCCCTGCAGTCCACGCCCTACAAAGTCGAACTCAACCTCACCGATCTGGATCGCGGGGTCTACGAGAACCTGCGCTTCACCGTCGCCAAGCACCCCTCGGAAACCGAGGAGCGCATGGCGGTGCGGCTGATCGCCTATGCGCTGTTCTACAACGAGCAGCTGGCCTTCGGCCGCGGCCTGTCCGATGTGGACGAGCCGGCGCTGTGGGAAAAGAGCCTGGACGGTCGCGTGCTGCACTGGATCGAGGTCGGCCAGCCGGACGCCGAGCGCATCACCTGGTGCTCACGGCGCACCGAGCGCACCAGCCTGCTGGCCTACGGCAACCTGCGCGTCTGGCAGGGCAAGGTGGTCGATGCGGTGAAGACCCTGAAGAACGTCCATATCGCCGCGCTGCCCCAGGAGCCGCTGGCCGAGCTGGCCCGCGACCTGCCGCGCAGCATCAGCTGGAGCCTGATGATCAGCGAAGGCACCCTGTTCGTCACCGACGAACGCGGCCAGCAGCACGAACTGCAGCTGGAGTGGCTGCTCGGCGAGCGCGGCTGAGCGACCGCCCGGCGCCTTGCGCCGAGTGCCGGCGGGCTGCTTCGGCCGCTGCGGCGAGCGGCGCGGCGCTCCAGCGAGGCTCAGGGTGGCAGCGGCGCTTCGCGCGCCTGCCCGGCTCCGCGCCGTCCGGCGGCCACGGCATTCCTGTTATGCTTGCCGCCC harbors:
- a CDS encoding CaiB/BaiF CoA transferase family protein — its product is MSLPAKPLAGLKVIELGTLIAGPFASRICAEFGADVIKIESPDGGDPLRKWRKLYEGTSLWWFVQARNKQSLTLNLKHPEAQAILKQLVAEADIVIENFRPGVLEKLGLGWEVLHALNPKLVMVRLSGFGQTGPMKDQPGFGAVGESMGGLRYITGFKDRPPVRTGISIGDSIAALWGVIGALMALRHREVNGGQGQVVDVALYEAVFAMMESLVPEFDVFGFIRERTGNIMPGITPSSIHTSADGKHVQIGANGDAIFKRFMLAIGREDLANDPQLADNAGRDARRDELYAAIDVWVRSLPLDAVLAVLQQAEVPASRIYSAEDMFSDPQFLARDMLQKARLPDGKEFRMPGIVPKLSETPGGTEWIGPQLGEHTAAILARLGYDAAAIAALKNAGTI
- a CDS encoding YaeQ family protein, producing the protein MALQSTPYKVELNLTDLDRGVYENLRFTVAKHPSETEERMAVRLIAYALFYNEQLAFGRGLSDVDEPALWEKSLDGRVLHWIEVGQPDAERITWCSRRTERTSLLAYGNLRVWQGKVVDAVKTLKNVHIAALPQEPLAELARDLPRSISWSLMISEGTLFVTDERGQQHELQLEWLLGERG